One part of the Gemmatimonas sp. genome encodes these proteins:
- a CDS encoding FecR domain-containing protein: MNRPNDADAEASMNPELSSMLEARPDARELHAVYRAVPATRAPLSVAQHEAAWQRLRTRLHDPARAPYVDDVRAPLELVRDEGSVGRVPEAQRTEVMPAAPSGVRAPASSRGRWGRWAAAAAFAGMLVGGGSWATGSVTHVVPAGGAPRAVTLAEGSTVWMAAGSELSVPRRLGWPAALASSTREVRLTGEAFFVVQRDGRPFTVHTADAQVQVLGTQFAVRREAAGGVTRVDVSEGRVAVVAGAQRVELGAGDGVTVGARTWLRRSVTPTRVATWRTGGLAAFDEPLGDVLVELGRRYGVRIEHDANVDVAATVSLVYASAPSVDVVLGDLCTAEGLVFERTSRGYRITRP; this comes from the coding sequence ATGAACCGGCCCAACGATGCCGACGCGGAAGCGTCCATGAACCCCGAGCTGTCGAGCATGCTGGAGGCGCGGCCCGATGCGCGGGAGTTGCACGCCGTGTACCGTGCCGTGCCTGCCACGCGGGCCCCGCTGTCGGTGGCCCAGCACGAGGCGGCATGGCAGCGCCTGCGGACTCGCCTGCATGACCCGGCACGGGCGCCGTACGTCGACGACGTGCGCGCACCGCTCGAATTGGTGCGCGACGAGGGGTCTGTTGGTCGCGTACCGGAGGCGCAGCGTACGGAGGTCATGCCGGCGGCACCGAGCGGTGTACGCGCACCGGCCTCGTCTCGAGGCCGGTGGGGGCGCTGGGCCGCCGCGGCGGCTTTCGCGGGAATGCTGGTTGGGGGTGGCAGCTGGGCTACCGGCAGCGTGACCCATGTGGTGCCCGCCGGCGGTGCGCCGCGCGCCGTGACGCTGGCGGAGGGGAGTACGGTATGGATGGCCGCGGGGAGTGAACTCTCCGTTCCCCGTCGCCTGGGATGGCCCGCTGCGCTGGCCTCCTCGACGCGTGAGGTGCGGCTGACCGGCGAGGCATTCTTTGTCGTGCAACGTGACGGACGCCCCTTCACCGTGCACACGGCCGACGCGCAGGTGCAGGTGCTGGGGACGCAGTTCGCCGTGCGCCGTGAGGCTGCCGGTGGCGTCACGCGAGTCGATGTGAGCGAGGGGCGGGTGGCGGTTGTCGCTGGCGCACAGCGAGTGGAACTCGGGGCCGGGGACGGCGTCACCGTGGGCGCGCGCACGTGGCTGCGCCGCAGTGTGACCCCCACGCGCGTGGCCACCTGGCGGACCGGCGGGCTGGCCGCGTTCGACGAGCCGCTCGGCGACGTGCTGGTCGAGCTGGGCCGCCGCTATGGCGTGCGCATCGAGCATGACGCCAACGTCGACGTGGCGGCAACGGTCTCGCTGGTGTACGCGAGCGCGCCGTCGGTGGATGTCGTGCTCGGTGACCTGTGCACCGCGGAGGGACTCGTGTTCGAGCGCACGAGTCGCGGGTATCGCATTACGCGCCCGTGA
- a CDS encoding sigma-70 family RNA polymerase sigma factor: MSSSPSDVPPAQAAAIRAGDEDAFRQLFDALHGPLLGFASSFLKDDAVAQDVVQEAFVRLWDRRQRLDEEIPLRAWLFRTVRNLALNIRRDDTTRARLLDDPAAVDSAAAPRAAALPDVATEGAELQDRVAVLVTELPNRQREALLLSRVEGLSHAEVAAAMGCAPRTVNNHLVAALSTLRRRLAEVGTLVASLSVWLP, encoded by the coding sequence ATGTCTTCTTCTCCCTCAGACGTACCGCCCGCTCAGGCCGCCGCCATTCGCGCCGGTGATGAGGACGCGTTCCGCCAGCTCTTCGATGCGCTGCACGGGCCGCTCCTTGGCTTCGCGTCGTCGTTCCTCAAAGATGACGCGGTCGCGCAGGATGTGGTTCAGGAGGCGTTCGTTCGCCTCTGGGATCGCCGGCAGCGTCTCGACGAGGAGATCCCCCTTCGGGCCTGGCTCTTCCGTACCGTGCGAAATCTCGCGCTCAACATTCGCCGCGACGACACCACCCGTGCGCGGTTGCTCGACGACCCCGCAGCGGTTGACAGTGCCGCCGCCCCCCGCGCCGCGGCGCTCCCCGATGTCGCCACCGAGGGAGCGGAGTTGCAGGACCGCGTCGCCGTGCTGGTGACTGAACTCCCCAACCGCCAGCGTGAAGCGCTGCTGCTCTCGCGCGTGGAAGGGCTGTCGCATGCCGAGGTGGCGGCGGCGATGGGGTGTGCCCCGCGCACGGTGAACAACCACCTGGTGGCTGCGCTCTCCACGCTGCGGCGGCGTCTCGCCGAGGTGGGCACGCTGGTGGCCTCGCTCTCGGTGTGGCTGCCATGA